The Gloeobacter violaceus PCC 7421 DNA window GGAAAGACCCTGCACCTGAAGAACATCCTCCGGCTTGGTGTAGGGTTGGTTCTGTTCAATGAGTTTGGCGGAAGGTTCGTCGAGACCGGCACGAACCAGTTGTGCAGAAGTTACGGCGTTGAGGTCGATCGTCCGGGCTGTCGGGGCCGGGGTAGTCGACGGGCTGGTGGAAGACGGCGGCGTGGTCGACGGCTGAGCCGGGGCACCGTAGGGGCTGCTCGGGCTTGGCGGGGTGCCGGCGGGGCCGGGCTCGGGTGTGGTCGTTGTGGGCGGTACCTGATTGGTTTTATCACCCGGTTGATAAGTGCCCGACGGACTGGGGCTGCTCTGGGCCAAAACCGCAGTACCCATCCCCATGCAGACTGCTCCGCTCAACACCAGAGCGCTGATCTTGCGGATATGTTCCTGCATTTTGGAATCCTCTTCATAATCTAAATGCTAAAGACAGTGTCACCGGCTAACAGACGCTTCGTCCTCCTTGATATGGAGGAAATCACTCTTTGCATATCGTCTTCATTTATCCCTTGAAATGGGGAGAACACAATCAACAGTGCGCCCGAGGACAAGCCATGCGCTCCCTATTCTGTATTCCAGCATGAGTAATCTCAGCAATTCAATCAGAAGCCATTGCAGTTGCTGAAACCCTATATTTAGATGTTTATAAACAATCGGTCTGCCGGAGCAGTTTTGAGACATAAATAAAGACTCAGAAGCCGATAGACTGCCTCTGTCTCTTCGAGCGCAAGAACGGCGCGCTGGTGCTTAAAATTCAGGAAACGGAGGTTTCGAGCAGCTTCACACAGTTGAGTGCTGAATAGCTCACCCCGGCCGTGCCCTCCCCGGGGTGGGTGCTATCGCCCACCAGCCAGAGGTTTTCGACCGGCGTGCGGTTGGAGAGCGAAAAAGGACCGAACTGACTCGGGCGCTGACCGATACCGCCCACGAAGCCGTGGGGGCGGGCGGTAAAGTGCTCAAAGGTGCGCGGTGTGGCCGCTTCAACGTGCACCAGGTGGGCTTCGAGGTCAGGAAAGTACCGGCCAAGCAACTCGATGGCAGTGCGGGTGTAGCGCTCCTTCATCGCGGTGTAGTCCGCCGCGGCACTCCAGGCTTTGGCATCGGTGAAGCTGGAGGCGATGATTGTGGAGCAGCCCTGGGGGGCCCGGCCGTCGCCGGGCTGACTCACCGAGACGAACAGCGAGTTGTTTTCAGCCACTGGGCCGTCGTAATCGTACAGAAACTGCAGATGGGGCGGGCAGTCCACCGGAACGGCCTCCGAGCGCACACCCAGGTAAACGACGAAGGCTCCCGGGGCCTCCGGGAGCTTGTCGACTCGCTCGCGATAATTTTTAGTGAGGGCCGGACCGGCCAGTTCCGGCAGGCTCCAGACGGGCACATTCGCCACGATCTGAGCGGCGCGCACTTCCCAGTCGCGCTCGCTGCGGCGGTCGTGCACGGTGACCCCGGCGGCCAGGCCGTGGCGGGTGTGGATGGCCGTCACCTTCTGGCCGGTCAAAAGCCGGCCGTTGTGTTGGCGCAGCGCCTCCACCAGGCGGTCGCTGAGGGTCTGCATGCTGCCTTCGAGGTGAAAGAGCCCCCGCGGATCACAGGTAATTCCCAGGGAAACCGCCCCGTACAGCGCGGCGGTCTGGTCCGCCTCGACGGTCGAGTAGAGTTTGAGCTGCATGTCCAGGAACCGCCTGAGCCGCCGGTCATCCGCAAGCTTGTAGTCTCTGAGCAGGTCCGCGACGGTGCGCAGGGTGTAGGGCAAGGTCAGCAGCGTGCGGGGTCTGAGCTTGGCGGCCAGGGCCAGGTACTCCTCGGGTCGTACCGGCGGCAGCAGCGGTTCGCGCGAGTTGAAATCCCAACTCAATTCAAAGAGCTGGTCCAGCTTCGCCCAGAAGCGCTCACTGCCGGGAAAGTGACGGATGCGCTCTGCGCGCCAGCGCTCCGGGTCGCGCCACAGGCAGATAGGCTCCGTTTCCTGCGGTAGGTACACCGCACAGGCCGGGTCGCAGGGCCGGGCGGCGGGCGGCTCCACCCCGAGTTCGCGGAAGATGCGCTCGTGCACCCCACCCGGTTCGAGCCCCGCCACCTGGGTAGCCCCGACGTCGAAGGTGAACCCGCGCCGCTTAAAAGTCGAGGCGCACCCCCCCGGTACAAAAGCCTGTTCGAGTACCAGTACATCGAAGCCGCGGGCGGCCAGAAGCGCCCCGGCCGTCAATCCGCCAATTCCAGCTCCGATCACGACAACTTGACAGTCGCGCGGGTGGCGGCCTGCCGTTTTTTCGGTCATTGTCTACTTAACTCCACCTCTCTCCAGTGTTGCCGTTGCAGCGGTCCCCCCGCAAGGAAATCTTCAAGCCGCCTTGCCCCCAGCAAGCAGATAGAGCAGGGCCATGCGCACCGCCACACCGCTGGTGACCTGCTGGGAAACCAGGCTGAGGCGCGGATCGTCGAGCAAATCGGAACTCAGTTCGACGCCGCGGTTGACCGGGCCGGGGTGAAGCAGGCGCACCCCCGGACTGCACAGGGCGAGCCGCTCGCGGGTGATCCCGTAGAGGCGGTGGTACTCGCGCAGACTGGGCAGCAGATAATCGCCCATGCGTTCTTTTTGCAGGCGCAGGGTCATCACAAAATCCGCCCCTTCGAGGGCGGGGGCGAGGTGGTGGTGGAGGGTGGCGCCGTACTGGCGAAATTCGCCGGGCAACAGCGTCGGCGGCCCGGCCAGGTGCACCTCGCCCCCGCAGGTGACCAGACTGCACAGATTCGAGCGGGCGACGCGCGAGTGAAGAATATCGCCGACGATGACGATTTTTTTGCCCGCGAGCAACTCGGGGCGAGGATCGTAGGCATCCAGCAGTGTGCAGAGGGTAAACAGGTCAAGCAGCGCCTGGGTGGGGTGCTCGTGCTGGCCGTCGCCCGCATTGATCACGCTCACGGGGCTACCGAGTTGTTCGAGGTCGCGGGCGACGGCATGGGGTACGCCGCTGTCTCGGTGGCGGACGACGACGATATCCATGCCCATCGCCAGAAAGGTGCGGGTGGTGTCGAAGATGGTTTCGCCCTTGGTGAGCGAGGAGGTAGCGGCGGAGAAGTTGACCACATCCGCCGAGAGGGCCTTGGCCGCCAGTTCAAAGCTCGTGCGGGTGCGCGTCGAGGACTCGAAGAACAAATTGACGATAATCCGGCCCTGCAGCGTCGGAACTTTGCGGTTGCGCCGGGCGAGCACCTGCTGAAAGCTACCGGCTGTCTGCAATACCAGGGCGTACTCGGCGGCGCTGAAATCCTCCAGGCTCAAAACGTGGCGGCGGGTCCAGGGAAACGGCGCATTCAAAGCGGCGAGCACCAATCGGCTCGCTCAGTATACCGCCGCGCTCCGCGATTCGGCCCGCCAGCCTATGCCGTGGGAGGCATGGAGACAGCTGCCAGGTTGAATAGGATCGAAGGGTGAGAGACGAGGTTACCCCGATGCGCAAATCTTTTGCCCTGTTGACCGCGCTCGCCATGGGTCTGAGCGTAAATGCCGCTTTGTTGGCCCAGGCTGGTGAAGCCAGAGAGAGCACTCGGACCGAAAAGGCGCGTGTCAGCCAGAAAAAAGCGAAAAACCCCGGTGAGAACAGCTACACCTGCCAGGGCGAAGCGAAGCAGGACAGCGTCACCAAAGGTGCCGCTTACGGCGGGGCAGGCGGTCTGTTGCTAGGTGGAATCGGCGGCGCGGTCGTGGGTGCCGCAGCCGGGGCGGGCGTACAGCATATGCAGAACAACGCTGCCTGCGGCCGCTAGGAGGGATTCCTGTTGCCGACAAAAAGCCCCCGCAAGCGGGGGCTTTTTGATTTTAGGATATGCCTTAGAGAACCTGTTCGACCTCGGCAACGGCCGGAATGAGTTCGCGCATGCGCCGCTCGATACCGAGCTTCAGGGTATAGGTCGAACTGGGGCAGGAGCCGCAGGCGCCCTGCAGGCGCAGTTTGACGATCGGCCCTTCGATTTCGACGAGTTCGACGTTGCCGCCGTCGGACATCAAATAGGGGCGCAATTCGTCGAGGACCAGCTCGACGTTATCCCGATTCAGTTCGAGAACCTCGTCTTCAAAGGTTTCTCTCATCGCAACTTCTCCAGCTTTGTGCCTTCATCTTAACGCCACCTGCCCGTTGCCCCGGCGCGTTAGGCTGGAGGGCATGCACGATGTCTTGATTGTCGGAGCGGGTGTGGCGGGACTCGCAGCCGCCGGGGTGCTGCGCAAAGCCGGCCTTACCGTGCGCCTGGTCGAAAAGTCGCGGGGGGTGGGGGGGCGCCTTGCCACCCGGCGCGTGGCCACAGCCTCGGGAGAAGTGCGCCTCGACCACGGCGCCCAATATTTCACCTGCCGCAGCGAAGCTTTTCGGCAGGTGGTAGAGCCGCTGATCGCAGACGGCGAGATCACCCTTTGGTTGGACGGCGTACCGACGCTCAAACAAGGCATTCTGGATCCCCCGGACGCCGCACACCGCTCGGCGCGCTATATCTGCCCGCAGGGGATGACGGCGCTTGCCAAGGTGCTTACCCACGAACTTGATATCCGGCTTGAGACCAAAGCCACCGCTCTCGCTCTGGAGGAGAACGGCCGCTGGCGGGTGACGACCGACCGGGGAGTGGAAATTGCCAGAGCCGTATTGCTCACGCCGCCCCCGCAGCAAAGTTTGGCAATCGCCGGCGAATTTGGAGATGTATCGGCTTTCGACCCGGCCCGCGCCGTCGATTTTCTGCCCTGTCTGGCGGTGATGGCGGGTTATGGCGCCGCCGACCCCGGCGGGTTGCCTCGGGGTTTGCGCTGGGAGGACGACCCGATTGTCGCCTGGAGCGCCCTCGATTCGAGCAAGCGCCGCGATCCGAAAGCCACCACTTTCGTCGTGCACACGCTGCCGGACTTCAGCCGGGAGCACTTCGACGCCGTGGCTGAAAAAACCGCCCAGCGGGTCCTCGAACACTGTGCCTGCAAGCTGGGGGGTTTCACCCCGCTCGCCCTGGCCCGTCCCGAATGGGTGCAAGTGCACCGCTGGCGCTACGCGATGCCCGCCAACCCCCTCGATGCGGCGTTTCTGGCCCGCTCCCGGCCGGCCCCATTGCTCCTGGCCGGCTGCTGGTGCAGCGGTGCGCGGGTGGAGGGCGCCTTTCTTTCGGGTCAGGCGGCGGGCCGGGAACTGGTGCAGTGTCTGGCCGCTTCGTAACCGGCGAGGGCGCCTGGGCACTTCTGGCCGCCTGCACCCTCGGCGTGGGTGCCCTGGTACTGCAATGGCCGCGCCTGGAGGCAAAACCCGGCACAGCGCTCTCACCTCCCGCCCCGCTACCCCCGGCCGCCCTTTTGGGTTCGGCCTGCCTGGGCTACCGCAACCTGTATGCGGACTGGCTGTGGCTGCAGTACGTCCAGTACTTCGGCGACCGGCCGGCGCGACTTGTAGACGGCTACGGCCGCAGCGCCGACTACCTGGAGGCAATCACCACCCTCAATCCCCGGTTCTTGTTAGCCTATGCCCAGGCCAACTACGCCGTGGCCGAATCGATGGGCGAGCCGGCCCACGCCCTAGAAATCCTCGTGCGCGGCGCCGGGGCCAACCCCGGCCGCCCCGACGCCCTGGGCAACACCGGCACCTGGTATCTGTGGCGGCTTGCGGGCTCGGTCGCCTTTCGCCACTTCGGCGATTACGCCCGCTCAGCAAACTACTTCGCGCGGGCCGCCGCCGAACCCGGGGCACCGGCGGTGATGAAGGAAAACGCCGCCGCCTTTTTTGGCGCCGCCAACAACCGGGAGCGGGCCATCAGGCTATGGAAAGAGTTCTACCTCGAAGCGCCTACCGCTCCGTTGCGCGAGGAAGCTCGCCGTCGGCTGCGGGAGTTGGGTGTGCCTACACCCTAATCCTTGGGCCTGGGCCGTCGCACCGACGGGCGGCGCGAGCGCACTTTGCGTGCCGTGGGCGGTAAGCCGATATCGGGAATTTCTTGGTAGCGCCGCTGCTCTTCGAGGGCGGGAAGCTCGGTGTAATCGACCCAGTGGATACAATCGACCGGGCAGCAGTCGATCGCCTCTTGAATCAATTCAGTCGCGTCGCCATTTTGATCGACAACCCGCGAGCGCCCATACTCGGCCTCGAGGTAAAACGTATTGCGGGCCACGTAGGCGCAGTGACCGCAGCCGATACAGGTCACTTCATCGACGTAGACGCCTTTCTGCCGTAGAGCTCCACCCAGTTCGGGTTCATGACCTGAACGCTCGACACCGTCGCGGAGCAGACCGCCTAGTTCCGGCTCGAAGCCGGAGCGGCCGGGCGCGGGCTGCTGCGCCGCCATCTCAGGCGCTCCAGCGCTGAAGCACCAGACGCATCGTGCCGTCCTCGCGGTTCTCCTGGGTGACCAGATTGAAACCCTGGGGGACCGACTCGGCCAGCACTGTGTGCAGGGCGTAGCGCTGAGACACCTTGCCCAAGAAGCGCTCGACCGTCCAGGGCTGCTGCCAGAATTGAACGTCGGTGACTATCTCGTATTCCTGGCCGTTCCAGACAAAGCCGACGTCGTGTCCGTTGTCCTGGCGGATCACCAGTTGGGCTGGGCGGGTCTCGCCGCGGTAACCGCGCACTGAGACATTGCCGCGCTCGGCAGCGATCTGAAGGTCGACAAGGGCCTTCTCCAACGAGTCCAGGTTGCGAATGCGCGTCTTGATCTGGGTGAAATGGGACATAGGTCGGCTCCTGCGGCTCTGCGAGGTGTCAGTGGGTCTGGGAAGTATTCCACAAAGGCTGGGCAATATTCGATTGCTGAAAGTACTCGGAAGTCGGCTGCACATGCTGTACCGGGCCAAGCGCCTGCTCGATCGAACGGGTGAGCTCCGAGCAACGACTGCCGGCGACCCCCGTGACGCGCTCTTCGACGCGGCCGTCTGAATGGACGATAAACTCGATCTGCTCCATGGCTCCAAGGTGACCGGCAAGCGGGACAGTAAAGTCGACTGTAGTTTTGTAACAAGCGAAGCAAGTTAGTAGTCATCGTCTCCTAAGAATTGATCGTCGTCAAGCAACATCGGGAATAGTTCCGATTGCAGAAATGTCGGGTGCCTTCGGCTAAAATACCCGGACTGGAACGATTAAGATCGAGGCACCCGCTGCAGGAAGCACTCACTTATGGATCTTTCGCGCTCCCAGCTGCTGTTGACCCTGGCGTTCTCGGCGATCGTGCTGCTGCTGATTGCCCAGATCTGGCGCAGTTTGGCTGGCATCGATCTACCGGTGGTCTTCTCGTGGCTCGCCCTTGGCCAGGGTGTCGGTCTGGGGCTTGCCATCGGGGCGATGAGTTTCGCGGTCTATCAGTGGTGGCCTGCCTACCGCGAGAGCGCCGATCAATATATGGAGATGGTGCTGACGCCTTTGAGCCGCTTCGACCGCGTCTGGCTGGGGCTGTTGCCGGGGCTCAGCGAGGAGCTGTTGTTTCGGGGCGTGGCGCTGCCGGCCATCGGCTTGGTGGCCAGCAGTCTGTTGTTTGGCCTGTTGCACATCTGGGACTGGCGGCACTGGCCCTACGCGCTGTGGGCGACGCTCATCGGTCTGGTACTGGGAGTGGCGACGCTCGCGACCGGCAATCTGGTGGTGCCGGTGGTGGCCCACGTGCTGGTCAACTGGCTCTCGTGCCTACTCTGGCGTAAGGAGCCGAGTCGGGTGTGATCACTTTTGTGCGCGGCATGCTCGCGGAGGTGGGTCCGCGCAGTGGCCAGAGTTGGGCGACCGTGGATGTGGGCGGTGTGGGTTACCGGGTGTGGACCCACGCGCGCACCGTCGGCAAATTGCCCCGCATCGGCGAAGAGGTCAAACTCTTCACCCTGATGATCGTGCGCGAGGATGCCATGCAGCTGTTCGGCTTTTTGGAACCCGGCGAGCGCGAACTGTTCGGCCAGCTGGTCTCTGTGAGCGGCATCGGACCGCGCATGGGCCTGGCGCTGCTGGAGACGCTCGCTCCGACCGAACTGGTGCAGGCGATTTTGCAGGGCAACACCCGCGCCCTCGCCCTTGCCCCGGGCGTCGGTGCCAAGACCGCCCAGCGCCTGGCTCTGGAGTTGCGCTCGCGCCTCTCGAAGTGGCGCGAGGAGTCGGGGTTGAGTGCTATGGGTGCCCGCGCCTCCTCGCGCGTCTACGAAGAAGTCGAGCTGGCGCTGTTGGCCCTGGGCTTCGCGCCGGGCGAAGTCGTGCGCGCCCTCGATGCGGTCGCCCCGGCGATGGCGGGCGAGGAGCAGACCGAAGCCTGGCTCAGGGCCGCCATCGCCTGGCTTTCGGAGCAGGGCTGAATCAGCGTCCCGGCACCAGATCGACGGCGAAACCGAGAAACTGGGTGAACTGGGTCTCGCTGAAGTTGTTGTCGCTCACGAGGATCAAAGCCCGCCGCCCGTCGCCCAAAGTCGGCCCGAGGGTGAGCCCTTCGAGGTTATCCAGCACAATGCCGAGCACCGCCAGATCCAACAGCAGCCGCTTCTGGACGGGTTTGACCCGGGCGATGTCGATGGCGCTCAGGCTGCCGATGTCGCGGATGTCCGTCGCCCCGGCGGTGGAGATTTCGTAGAGCTTGACGGTGTTGCCCACCCCCTCGGAGAAGGCGCGCTCCAGGGCCAGGAGCGTCCCTTCGTCGTCGAGGGCCAGCAAGTCCACCAGGCCGTTGGTGGCGAAAGCCTCCGGGGGCACCGGCGCGTTCGGGATGGGTTCGACCGGGTAGAGATATTCCGCCGTCGGCCGACCCGACAGCGTGTTGAAGCGCAGGATGCGCGAGGGGCTGCCCTCGCTGAGCGAGGCCTGGGGTCCGTCCTGCACCAGGGCGTTCTCGGTGGCGCTGTAGAGAAACGCCTTGTTCGGGGTAAGCGTCAGGCTTTCCAGGGCGAGGTTGTTGCGGATGCCCACGGTCGTGGGAACAGTAGCGGGATAGGGCAAGAACTTGAGCGGCACCGGCAGTTCGCGGTTCTGCTCGCCGTTGAGCGCAAAGCGGTTGACAAACGGATCGACGATGCGGGTGCTGCTCACTTCCCCTTCCGAGGAGATGTAAACGGTCCTGCCGGTAAAGGCGATCCCCTCGGGATCGATGCTGGAAGCCGCGAAGGGCTGGCCCGCACCGTCGAGCAGGGTGGTCACCCCGGTAAACTGCACCCCGGCAAGGGTGTTGGCGGCCAGATCGATGGCGACGGTGTAGAAGCGGGCGGGGTTGATCGAGCTGCGGTCGTCCGAAACGGTGTAGTAGACGTTGCGCTCGGCGTCGTAGGTGATCCCCGAGAGTCCCCCGACCTGGGTGTTGTCAAAAAACGTCGCCGTCGGGAAGGTCACTTCACCGATGAAGCTGATTGTCCCGACTTTGGTCGGCTGCGCCAGGGCTGCCGACGACCCGAGCGCCGCACCCGTCAGGGCGGCTGCCGACAGCGCCGCGAGCGCGCGGCTACCCACCAGGCCACCCAATTTGAAACTGAACATCTGCTTGCCCTCCGTACCCAGCAATACGCAAACGCATTGCATCGTAGTGGAGTGACATTAAACGCCCATTAAGCCGCGCTCGCCGTGACTTTTCGGCAGCCTGCGCGGAGGACTTTGTCCGGCCGCTTTGGCGCTTTGAAATGCCACAATGGCGGTTGCAGTTGCGACTCGAAGGCTATGGAAAACGACATTCTCCGGCAAAGCGACCCCGAAAAACTGCACCGGATCCGCCACAGCACCAGCCACATCCTGGCGATGGCGGTCCAGAAGCTTTTCCCGGAGACCAAGGTAACCATCGGCCCGGCCATCGAGAACGGCTTCTACTACGACTTCGACCGGCCGACTCCCTTCACCCCCGAAGATCTCAAAAAGATCGAAAAAGAGATGCGCCGCATCGTGCAGCAGAAATTGCCGCTGGTGCGCGAGGAAGTGCCGCGCGAGGCGATGCGCGAGCGCCTCGAAGCGCTGGGGGAGCCCTACAAACTGGAACTCTTTGAAGGCTTCGACCACGACGCGCCGGTGAGCCTCTACCGCACCGGCGACTGGTGGGATCTGTGCGCCGGTCCCCACGTCGAATCGACCGCCGAGATCCACCCGAACGCCTTCAAATTGCGCTCGGTGGCAGGGGCTTACTGGCGCGGCGACGAGAAGCGCGCCCAACTGCAGCGCATCTACGGCACCGCCTGGGAGACCCCCGAGCAACTCGAAGAATTTTTGCGCCGCGAGGAGGAGGCCAAAAAGCGCGACCACCGCAAACTCGGCCGCGAATTGGGACTGTTTGTCTTCTCGGATCTGGTCGGGCCGGGTCTACCGCTGTGGACCCCCAAAGGAGCCCTGCTGCGCTATATCCTCGAAGAATTCCTGCGCAAGGAGCAGGTCAAGCGCGGCTACCAGCAGGTAGTCACCCCCCACATCGCCCGCGTGGACCTGTTCAAAACCAGCGGCCACTGGTTCAAGTACAAAGACGACATGTTTCCGCTGATGGCCACAAGCGAGGAGGAAGGGGCCGAAGAAGGCTTCGTGATGAAGCCGATGAACTGTCCTTTCCATATCCAGATCTACAAGTCGGAGTTACACTCCTACCGGGAGCTGCCGATCCGCCTCGCCGAATTCGGGACGGTGTACCGCTACGAGCAGTCGGGCGAGTTGGGCGGCCTGACGCGCGTGCGCGGCTTTACGGTCGACGACTCGCACCTGTTTGTGACGCCCGAACAACTGGACGACGAATTTAAAAAAGTCGTCGATTTGATCCAGTTCGTCTTCCGCTCGCTGCAGTTGGGCGACGGTTTTTCCGCCCGCCTCTCCTTTCGCGACCCGACCTCAGACAAATACATCGGCTCCGACGCAGCCTGGGAAAAAGCCCAGGCAGCTATCCTCAAAGCATCCCAAGACTTGGGTCTCAAGTACTTCGTGGCCGAAGGGGAAGCGGCATTTTACGGCCCCAAGCTCGACTTTATCTTCCGAGATGCCCTCGGCCGCGAGTGGCAACTGGGCACCGTCCAGGTCGATTACATCCTGCCGGAGCGCTTCGAGTTGGAGTACGTCGCCGAGGACGGCTCCCGCCGCCGCCCGGTGATGATCCACCGCGCCCCCTTCGGTTCGCTCGAACGGTTCATCGCCATCCTCATTGAGCACTTTGCGGGCGATTTTCCGCTCTGGCTCGCCCCTGAGCAGGTACGGATTTTGCCCGTCACCGACCAGTTCGTGGGCTATGCCGAGTCGGTCAAAGATCGCCTCGTGTCCCTGGAGATGCGCGCCGAGGTCGACGCGAGCAGCGAACGGCTGGGCAAGAAGATCCGCAACGGCGAGACCGCCAAGGTGCCGGTGCTGCTGGTGGTGGGTGAAAGTGAGGCGAATAGCGGCACGGTGGCGGTCCGCACCCGCGTCGAGGGCGAAAAGGACAAAGGTACCCTACCCGTTGAGGAGGCCATCGCCTACCTGCAGGAGCGCCTCGCAAAGCGTACCTGAGGCGGGGGATTTTGCCGTAGTTTTTCGCCGGGAATTGTGGTAGATATTTCTAGCATCTCTTCCCCAAATTCCAGTGAAATACGCGCTTGGGCTGCTTCTGCCTCTATTTTTCTGTACCGTCGCTGCGGCCCAGCCCATCGATTCGAGCGGTGAATTTCCCGGCGGGGAGGCTTATCGTCCCTGCGCCTGGCTTGCCGAATCCTTGCCGCTGCAGGTCTTTATCGATCCGATCCCCAAATCCGCCGCCGAGCGCGAGGGCGAGTACCTGCAGACGCTGCTCGACGCCATCAAAGCCTGGAACGATGTGGGCGTCGGCGGCAAGCCGGTCTTCGAGCAGACGCGCGACCGCGCCGATGCGGATGTGGCAGTGGCCTGGCAGTTCGAGCCGAATACGACCGCCTCCGGCTTCATGCAGGTGCAGATGCGCAGCGGCGGCAGATCCTATGGTGTGTGCGTCCGCTCGCGCATTACTTTGATACTTCAGCACTGGCGGCGGCGGCAGATCCCCACGGGACTGTTGGGTTTTTTCCTGCCGGTGCCGATTCCCAACTTCACCACCGAAAATCTTGAACTGCGCAGTGCCGACGAGTTGCGCGTCATCGCCACCCACGAATTGGGCCATGCCCTCGGCCTACCCCACAGCACCGATACGGGCGATGTGATGTACCCCTTCGAGGGCCAAAAATTTCTCTACTACGGCATCGAGTTCACCAACGTCCAGGTGCTCACCGAGAAGTCCAGGCGCACCCTGGCCGCTTTTTACGACGACGCCTGGCTTGATTTTCGGCTCGCGCAGATCGAGCGGCCCATCCATACACGTTCCGGCACAGCAGACACCCCGCCGGCCGCCGCTCCGATGCTTTCTCGGGCTGCGACCGGCCGGGGGCGTCCCCTGGTGGAGGCGGCGGCGGCGGGCAGACTGCCGGAGGCCGAGCGACTGCTGGCTGGCGGCCTGGAAATTGACGCGCGCGACGAGAGCGGTTGGACGCCGCTGATTGCTGCCGCCGCGAGCGGACGCGAGCAGATGGTGGCTTTTTTGATTCAAAAGGGAGCGGACGTGAATGCCCGGGATACCAGCGGTTACACAGCCCTGAGCCACGCGCGGGCGGGTCGGTTTACCCGCATCGTCGAATTGCTCACCCGCGCCGGGGCGAGAAATTAAAGCTCAAGAAGCTTTGACAGCGGCCGCACAGGGCTTTCTAAGTTCCGACCGCCCCAAGCGCGCGCAGGGTGGCCATCTGGGACTCGGTGAGGCCGACGGCGCCTGCGATGTTCATGCCTTCGTAGAGCCTTTCGGCCTGCAGGATCTTCAGGCACTCGCCGGTAGCCGGGTTCCACAAGCGGATGGTCTTGTCCTGGCTGCCGCTTGCCAGGGTCTCGCCGCGCGGGTCGTAGGCCACAGACCAGACTTGATCGCTGTGGCCGCGCAGGGTGGCGGTGAGCGCACCGCTCCCGGCATCCCAGAACCGGACGACCTGATCGTGGCCGCAGCTCGCCAGGTGCAACCCATCTGGGGCAAAGGCCACCGACCAGACCGGGCCGCAGTGTCCGGCGAGGGTCGCCACGCACTCTCCTGTGGCTAGGTTCCACAGTTTGACGAGGTGATCTTCGGCGGCACTGGCCAGCAGGCTGCCGTCGGGGCTGAAGGCAACGGCGCAAATCTGGCCGCGGTGCCCGCCCAGAGTCGCAACGCACTCGCCCGTAGCGGCGTCCCAGATTTTGATGGTTCGGTCCAGGCTGCCGCTGGCGAGCTGTCGGCCGTCGGGGCCAAACGCGACACAGCGCACCCAGCCGGTGTGCCCGGTGAGTACGGCGGTGCAATTCCCGGCAGGCCACGCCCAGAGCCGG harbors:
- a CDS encoding photosystem II extrinsic protein, translated to MQEHIRKISALVLSGAVCMGMGTAVLAQSSPSPSGTYQPGDKTNQVPPTTTTPEPGPAGTPPSPSSPYGAPAQPSTTPPSSTSPSTTPAPTARTIDLNAVTSAQLVRAGLDEPSAKLIEQNQPYTKPEDVLQVQGLSEQTKAALKANMDILRANPKMK
- the crtD gene encoding C-3',4' desaturase CrtD, whose product is MTEKTAGRHPRDCQVVVIGAGIGGLTAGALLAARGFDVLVLEQAFVPGGCASTFKRRGFTFDVGATQVAGLEPGGVHERIFRELGVEPPAARPCDPACAVYLPQETEPICLWRDPERWRAERIRHFPGSERFWAKLDQLFELSWDFNSREPLLPPVRPEEYLALAAKLRPRTLLTLPYTLRTVADLLRDYKLADDRRLRRFLDMQLKLYSTVEADQTAALYGAVSLGITCDPRGLFHLEGSMQTLSDRLVEALRQHNGRLLTGQKVTAIHTRHGLAAGVTVHDRRSERDWEVRAAQIVANVPVWSLPELAGPALTKNYRERVDKLPEAPGAFVVYLGVRSEAVPVDCPPHLQFLYDYDGPVAENNSLFVSVSQPGDGRAPQGCSTIIASSFTDAKAWSAAADYTAMKERYTRTAIELLGRYFPDLEAHLVHVEAATPRTFEHFTARPHGFVGGIGQRPSQFGPFSLSNRTPVENLWLVGDSTHPGEGTAGVSYSALNCVKLLETSVS
- a CDS encoding aspartate carbamoyltransferase catalytic subunit, producing the protein MLAALNAPFPWTRRHVLSLEDFSAAEYALVLQTAGSFQQVLARRNRKVPTLQGRIIVNLFFESSTRTRTSFELAAKALSADVVNFSAATSSLTKGETIFDTTRTFLAMGMDIVVVRHRDSGVPHAVARDLEQLGSPVSVINAGDGQHEHPTQALLDLFTLCTLLDAYDPRPELLAGKKIVIVGDILHSRVARSNLCSLVTCGGEVHLAGPPTLLPGEFRQYGATLHHHLAPALEGADFVMTLRLQKERMGDYLLPSLREYHRLYGITRERLALCSPGVRLLHPGPVNRGVELSSDLLDDPRLSLVSQQVTSGVAVRMALLYLLAGGKAA
- a CDS encoding NifU family protein produces the protein MRETFEDEVLELNRDNVELVLDELRPYLMSDGGNVELVEIEGPIVKLRLQGACGSCPSSTYTLKLGIERRMRELIPAVAEVEQVL
- a CDS encoding NAD(P)/FAD-dependent oxidoreductase — encoded protein: MHDVLIVGAGVAGLAAAGVLRKAGLTVRLVEKSRGVGGRLATRRVATASGEVRLDHGAQYFTCRSEAFRQVVEPLIADGEITLWLDGVPTLKQGILDPPDAAHRSARYICPQGMTALAKVLTHELDIRLETKATALALEENGRWRVTTDRGVEIARAVLLTPPPQQSLAIAGEFGDVSAFDPARAVDFLPCLAVMAGYGAADPGGLPRGLRWEDDPIVAWSALDSSKRRDPKATTFVVHTLPDFSREHFDAVAEKTAQRVLEHCACKLGGFTPLALARPEWVQVHRWRYAMPANPLDAAFLARSRPAPLLLAGCWCSGARVEGAFLSGQAAGRELVQCLAAS
- a CDS encoding ferredoxin, whose translation is MAAQQPAPGRSGFEPELGGLLRDGVERSGHEPELGGALRQKGVYVDEVTCIGCGHCAYVARNTFYLEAEYGRSRVVDQNGDATELIQEAIDCCPVDCIHWVDYTELPALEEQRRYQEIPDIGLPPTARKVRSRRPSVRRPRPKD
- a CDS encoding DUF1257 domain-containing protein, with amino-acid sequence MSHFTQIKTRIRNLDSLEKALVDLQIAAERGNVSVRGYRGETRPAQLVIRQDNGHDVGFVWNGQEYEIVTDVQFWQQPWTVERFLGKVSQRYALHTVLAESVPQGFNLVTQENREDGTMRLVLQRWSA
- a CDS encoding DUF2997 domain-containing protein, whose product is MEQIEFIVHSDGRVEERVTGVAGSRCSELTRSIEQALGPVQHVQPTSEYFQQSNIAQPLWNTSQTH
- a CDS encoding CPBP family intramembrane glutamic endopeptidase, translated to MDLSRSQLLLTLAFSAIVLLLIAQIWRSLAGIDLPVVFSWLALGQGVGLGLAIGAMSFAVYQWWPAYRESADQYMEMVLTPLSRFDRVWLGLLPGLSEELLFRGVALPAIGLVASSLLFGLLHIWDWRHWPYALWATLIGLVLGVATLATGNLVVPVVAHVLVNWLSCLLWRKEPSRV
- the ruvA gene encoding Holliday junction branch migration protein RuvA, whose translation is MITFVRGMLAEVGPRSGQSWATVDVGGVGYRVWTHARTVGKLPRIGEEVKLFTLMIVREDAMQLFGFLEPGERELFGQLVSVSGIGPRMGLALLETLAPTELVQAILQGNTRALALAPGVGAKTAQRLALELRSRLSKWREESGLSAMGARASSRVYEEVELALLALGFAPGEVVRALDAVAPAMAGEEQTEAWLRAAIAWLSEQG